The following are encoded together in the Cyanobacterium aponinum PCC 10605 genome:
- the glgX gene encoding glycogen debranching protein GlgX produces MNYKISEGKTYPLGSRVEDGGVNFSLFSKHAERVELLLFDHPDSEPSHVIPLDPKLNKTYHYWHIFVHGIKDKQIYAYRVYGAFQPEKGHRFDGSKVLLDPYSKDVVNTEKFDRNLAKQYGVDNCCQALKSVVVDTRHYDWEGTTHPRIPFASTVIYEMHVGGFTRRENSGVNPKKRGTFAGLVEKIPYLKDLGITAVELLPIHQFDVKDVVKPELENYWGYSTISFFAPHRQYSHNQSLTGPVDEFRDMVKAFHKEGIEVILDVVFNHTAEGDDTGPTFCFKGLDNSIYYLLEDNQAKYKNFSGCGNTFKANQPVARNLIIDSLRYWVSEMHIDGFRFDLASILGRDHLGEPMLITSVLAEMESDPILAGTKLIAEAWDAAGLYQVGEFINHGDWFAEWNGPFRDDVRRFVRGDEKTVKLLAARILSSSDIYTKPDREPNRSIHFVTCHDGFTLADLVSYSKKNNYANGEDNRDGCSNNFSANYGVEGYTNDGHINRLRERQMKNFWVILLLAQGTPMITMGDEVGRSQHGNNNAYCQNNELSWFNWDDVERNKGLLRFVKGLIKLIQSLDVFQQERLLKTEENGGNPYLIWHGTQLYKPDWSDYSHSIAFTLHHPQKGEFLHVMFNAYWECLDFQIPQPPDGKKWFRIIDTSVPPNDDFYELKDAIEINGHTYLVHDRTSVVLIAK; encoded by the coding sequence ATGAATTATAAAATATCGGAGGGTAAAACCTATCCCCTCGGTTCAAGGGTAGAAGATGGGGGGGTGAATTTTTCTCTCTTTTCTAAACACGCTGAAAGAGTAGAATTATTATTATTTGATCATCCTGATAGTGAACCTAGTCACGTTATTCCTTTAGACCCTAAACTTAACAAAACTTATCATTATTGGCATATATTCGTCCATGGTATTAAGGACAAACAAATTTATGCTTATCGAGTTTACGGGGCTTTTCAACCGGAGAAAGGACATCGTTTTGATGGTTCAAAAGTATTATTAGATCCCTATTCTAAGGATGTGGTAAATACAGAAAAATTCGATCGCAATTTAGCGAAACAATATGGGGTTGATAATTGTTGTCAAGCCTTAAAAAGCGTGGTGGTAGATACTCGTCATTATGACTGGGAAGGAACAACTCATCCTCGTATTCCTTTTGCTTCCACAGTAATTTATGAGATGCACGTTGGTGGTTTTACAAGAAGGGAAAATTCGGGAGTAAATCCGAAAAAACGGGGAACTTTTGCTGGATTGGTGGAAAAAATACCTTATTTAAAAGATTTGGGCATTACTGCAGTGGAATTATTGCCGATACATCAATTTGACGTGAAAGATGTTGTGAAGCCTGAGTTGGAAAATTATTGGGGTTATAGCACTATTAGCTTTTTTGCACCCCACCGTCAATATAGCCATAACCAAAGTTTAACTGGTCCTGTGGATGAATTTCGAGACATGGTTAAAGCCTTCCACAAAGAAGGAATTGAGGTTATTTTAGATGTGGTTTTCAACCATACTGCGGAGGGGGATGACACTGGCCCTACTTTTTGCTTTAAGGGCTTAGATAATTCTATTTACTATCTTTTAGAGGATAATCAGGCAAAATATAAGAATTTTAGCGGTTGTGGTAACACTTTCAAGGCAAATCAACCCGTTGCTCGTAATTTAATTATAGATTCCCTTCGTTATTGGGTATCAGAAATGCACATTGATGGTTTTCGTTTTGACCTTGCTTCTATTCTAGGGCGAGATCATCTTGGTGAACCCATGTTAATTACTTCTGTTTTAGCGGAGATGGAATCTGACCCCATTTTAGCTGGTACTAAGTTGATTGCAGAGGCCTGGGATGCGGCGGGATTGTATCAGGTGGGAGAATTTATCAATCATGGGGATTGGTTTGCAGAATGGAATGGCCCTTTTCGAGATGATGTACGGCGTTTTGTGCGAGGGGATGAAAAAACAGTTAAACTTCTAGCGGCAAGGATTTTGAGTAGTTCTGATATTTATACTAAACCTGATCGAGAGCCTAACCGTAGTATCCATTTTGTCACCTGTCATGATGGTTTTACCCTTGCTGATTTAGTTTCCTATAGCAAAAAAAATAACTATGCCAATGGGGAAGATAATCGAGATGGTTGCAGTAATAACTTTAGTGCCAATTATGGGGTAGAAGGTTATACAAATGACGGGCATATCAATCGCCTAAGAGAAAGACAGATGAAAAACTTTTGGGTGATTCTACTTTTAGCTCAAGGAACACCTATGATTACAATGGGTGACGAAGTAGGGCGATCGCAACACGGAAATAATAATGCCTACTGTCAAAATAATGAACTCAGTTGGTTTAATTGGGATGATGTTGAGAGAAATAAAGGCTTGTTACGGTTTGTGAAAGGTTTAATCAAATTGATTCAATCCCTTGATGTGTTTCAGCAGGAGAGATTACTTAAAACAGAGGAAAATGGAGGTAATCCTTATTTAATTTGGCATGGTACACAACTTTATAAGCCTGATTGGAGTGATTATTCTCATAGTATTGCTTTCACTTTACATCATCCTCAAAAGGGGGAATTTCTCCATGTAATGTTTAATGCTTATTGGGAATGTCTTGATTTTCAGATTCCTCAACCACCGGATGGTAAAAAATGGTTTCGCATTATTGATACTTCCGTCCCTCCTAATGATGATTTTTATGAGCTTAAAGATGCGATCGAAATTAATGGACATACATATTT
- a CDS encoding M15 family metallopeptidase, translated as MKPYQKIIIQECGEPLVQIPEQDFYLETPSAYARLGADYQGKSPYFLRAGVLDKLLIAKEELKKINPHWKIRIFDAYRPVSIQKFMVEYTFNSICKEREINVDILGEEEKEKIYQEVFKIWAIPSDNPLTPPPHSTGGAIDLTIMDENKQSIPMGGEIDELSPVSLPDYYLDARDEPEKTYHQHRQILLQIMTKAGFHRHREEWWHFSYGDQMWAWLENEANPQSHYIAKYGKYEQ; from the coding sequence ATGAAGCCCTATCAAAAAATTATCATTCAAGAATGCGGTGAGCCATTGGTGCAGATTCCTGAGCAGGATTTTTATTTGGAAACACCTTCTGCTTACGCTAGATTGGGGGCAGATTATCAAGGAAAGTCTCCCTATTTTCTTCGTGCAGGAGTATTAGATAAGTTATTGATAGCAAAAGAAGAGTTAAAAAAAATAAATCCTCATTGGAAAATTAGAATTTTTGATGCTTATCGACCTGTTTCAATTCAAAAGTTTATGGTGGAATATACTTTTAATTCTATTTGTAAAGAGAGAGAAATTAATGTTGATATTTTAGGAGAAGAAGAGAAAGAAAAAATTTATCAAGAAGTATTTAAAATTTGGGCAATTCCTAGCGATAACCCTCTTACTCCTCCCCCTCATAGTACGGGAGGTGCGATCGACCTTACAATTATGGATGAGAATAAGCAATCGATTCCGATGGGGGGAGAAATTGACGAATTATCTCCTGTATCTTTGCCTGACTATTATCTTGATGCCCGAGACGAACCAGAAAAAACCTATCATCAACATCGACAAATACTCTTACAAATTATGACTAAAGCAGGATTTCACCGTCATCGTGAAGAATGGTGGCATTTTTCTTATGGTGATCAAATGTGGGCATGGTTAGAAAATGAAGCTAATCCCCAGAGTCATTATATCGCTAAATATGGAAAATACGAACAATGA